A single genomic interval of Streptococcus suis harbors:
- the rpsJ gene encoding 30S ribosomal protein S10 — protein MANKKIRIRLKAYEHRTLDTAAAKIVETATRTGAQVAGPVPLPTERSLYTIIRATHKYKDSREQFEMRTHKRLIDIINPTQKTVDALMKLDLPSGVNVEIKL, from the coding sequence ATGGCAAACAAAAAAATCCGCATCCGCTTGAAAGCGTACGAACACCGTACACTTGATACAGCAGCTGCAAAAATCGTTGAAACTGCAACACGTACAGGTGCTCAAGTAGCTGGTCCAGTTCCGCTTCCAACAGAACGTAGCCTCTACACAATCATCCGTGCGACTCACAAGTACAAAGACTCTCGTGAGCAGTTCGAAATGCGTACACACAAACGTTTGATCGACATCATCAACCCAACTCAAAAAACAGTTGATGCTTTGATGAAATTGGATCTTCCAAGTGGTGTAAACGTAGAAATTAAATTGTAA
- the rplC gene encoding 50S ribosomal protein L3 — protein MTKGILGKKVGMTQIFTESGEFIPVTVIEATPNVVLQVKTVETDGYAAVQVGFDDKREVLSNKPAKGHVAKANTAPKRFIREFKNIEGLEVGQEITVETFAAGDVVDVTGTSKGKGFQGVIKRHGQSRGPMAHGSRYHRRPGSMGPVAPNRVFKGKNLAGRMGGNRVTIQNLEVVQVVPEKNVILIKGNVPGAKKSLITIKSAVKAGK, from the coding sequence ATGACAAAAGGAATCTTAGGGAAAAAAGTGGGAATGACTCAAATCTTCACTGAATCTGGTGAATTTATCCCTGTAACTGTCATCGAAGCAACTCCAAACGTTGTTCTTCAAGTGAAAACAGTTGAAACTGATGGTTATGCAGCAGTTCAAGTTGGTTTTGATGACAAACGTGAAGTATTGAGCAACAAACCTGCCAAAGGCCATGTAGCTAAAGCTAACACAGCTCCTAAGCGCTTCATTCGTGAATTCAAAAACATTGAAGGCTTGGAAGTTGGACAAGAAATTACAGTTGAAACTTTCGCAGCTGGTGATGTTGTTGATGTAACTGGTACATCTAAAGGTAAAGGTTTCCAAGGTGTTATCAAACGCCATGGTCAATCACGTGGTCCTATGGCTCACGGTTCTCGTTACCACCGTCGTCCAGGTTCTATGGGTCCTGTTGCACCTAACCGTGTATTCAAAGGTAAAAACCTTGCAGGTCGCATGGGCGGCAACCGTGTAACAATTCAAAACCTTGAAGTTGTACAAGTTGTTCCAGAAAAAAATGTTATCCTTATCAAAGGTAACGTACCAGGTGCTAAGAAATCTCTTATCACTATCAAGTCAGCAGTTAAAGCTGGTAAATAA
- the rplD gene encoding 50S ribosomal protein L4 encodes MANVTLFDQTGKQAGEVVLNDAIFGIEPNQAVVFDVIISQRASLRQGTHAVKNRSAVSGGGRKPWRQKGTGRARQGSIRSPQWRGGGVVFGPTPRSYAYKLPQKVRRLALKSVYSEKVAENKFVAVNSLEFTAPKTAEFAKVLAALSIDSKVLVILEEGNEFAALSARNIPGVKVATATTASVLDIANADKLLVTQAAISKIEEVLA; translated from the coding sequence ATGGCAAACGTAACATTATTTGACCAAACTGGTAAACAAGCTGGTGAAGTAGTTCTTAACGATGCGATCTTTGGTATCGAGCCAAACCAAGCAGTTGTATTTGATGTGATCATCAGCCAACGTGCTAGCCTTCGTCAAGGTACTCACGCAGTTAAAAACCGTTCAGCAGTCTCAGGTGGCGGACGCAAACCATGGCGTCAAAAAGGAACTGGACGTGCTCGTCAAGGTTCTATCCGCTCGCCACAATGGCGTGGCGGTGGCGTAGTCTTCGGACCAACTCCACGTTCATACGCGTACAAACTTCCACAAAAAGTTCGCCGCTTGGCACTTAAATCTGTTTACTCAGAAAAAGTTGCTGAAAACAAATTTGTAGCTGTTAACTCACTTGAATTCACAGCTCCAAAAACTGCTGAATTTGCAAAAGTACTTGCAGCATTGAGCATTGATTCTAAAGTCCTTGTTATTCTTGAAGAAGGCAACGAATTCGCAGCTCTTTCTGCTCGTAACATCCCAGGAGTTAAAGTTGCAACTGCAACAACTGCAAGCGTACTTGACATCGCAAATGCAGACAAACTTCTTGTAACTCAAGCAGCTATCTCTAAAATTGAGGAGGTTCTTGCATAA
- a CDS encoding 50S ribosomal protein L23 has product MNLYDVIKKPVITESSMGQLEAGKYVFEVDTRAHKLLIKQAVEAAFEGVKVANVNTINVKPKTKRVGRYVGRTNKVKKAIITLAADSKAIELFATADAE; this is encoded by the coding sequence ATGAATTTGTATGATGTTATCAAAAAACCTGTCATCACAGAAAGCTCAATGGGCCAACTCGAAGCAGGCAAGTATGTATTTGAAGTTGACACTCGTGCACACAAACTCTTGATCAAGCAAGCTGTTGAAGCTGCATTCGAGGGTGTTAAAGTTGCAAATGTTAACACAATCAACGTGAAACCTAAAACAAAACGCGTAGGTCGTTATGTAGGTCGCACAAACAAAGTGAAAAAAGCAATCATCACATTGGCTGCTGATTCAAAAGCGATCGAATTGTTCGCTACAGCTGACGCTGAATAA
- the rplB gene encoding 50S ribosomal protein L2 — MGIKVYKPTTNGRRNMTSLDFAEITTSTPEKSLLVALKNKAGRNNNGRITVRHQGGGHKRFYRLIDFKRNKDGVEAIVKTIEYDPNRSANIALVHYTDGVKAYIIAPKGLEVGQRIVSGPEADIKVGNALPLANIPVGTVVHNIELKPGRGGELVRAAGASAQVLGQEGKYVLVRLQSGEVRMILGTCRATVGVVGNEQHGLVNLGKAGRSRWKGIRPTVRGSVMNPNDHPHGGGEGKAPVGRKAPSTPWGKPALGLKTRNKKAKSDKLIVRRRNQK; from the coding sequence GTGGGTATTAAAGTTTATAAACCAACGACAAATGGCCGTCGTAACATGACTTCTTTGGACTTCGCTGAAATCACAACAAGCACTCCAGAAAAAAGCTTGCTTGTTGCATTGAAAAACAAAGCTGGTCGTAACAACAACGGTCGCATCACTGTTCGTCACCAAGGTGGCGGTCACAAGCGTTTCTACCGTTTGATTGACTTCAAACGTAACAAAGATGGCGTTGAAGCAATCGTTAAAACTATCGAGTACGATCCAAACCGTTCAGCAAACATCGCTCTTGTACACTACACAGACGGTGTTAAAGCTTACATCATTGCTCCTAAAGGTCTTGAAGTTGGTCAACGTATCGTTTCAGGTCCAGAAGCAGATATCAAAGTTGGTAACGCACTTCCACTTGCAAACATCCCAGTCGGTACTGTTGTTCACAACATCGAGTTGAAACCAGGTCGCGGTGGTGAGTTGGTTCGTGCTGCTGGTGCATCTGCACAGGTTCTTGGTCAAGAGGGTAAATACGTTCTTGTTCGCCTTCAATCAGGTGAAGTTCGTATGATCCTTGGCACTTGCCGTGCTACTGTTGGTGTGGTAGGTAACGAACAACATGGCCTTGTTAACCTTGGTAAAGCAGGTCGTAGCCGTTGGAAAGGTATCCGTCCAACAGTTCGCGGTTCTGTAATGAACCCTAACGATCACCCACACGGTGGTGGTGAAGGTAAAGCACCAGTTGGTCGTAAAGCACCATCTACACCATGGGGTAAACCAGCTCTTGGTTTGAAAACTCGTAACAAGAAAGCTAAATCTGACAAACTTATCGTTCGTCGTCGCAACCAAAAATAA
- the rpsS gene encoding 30S ribosomal protein S19 — MGRSLKKGPFVDEHLMKKVEAQANDEKKKVIKTWSRRSTIFPSFIGYTIAVYDGRKHVPVYIQEDMVGHKLGEFAPTRTYKGHAADDKKTRRK; from the coding sequence ATGGGACGTAGTCTTAAAAAAGGACCTTTCGTCGATGAGCATTTGATGAAAAAAGTTGAAGCTCAAGCAAATGACGAAAAGAAAAAAGTAATTAAAACTTGGTCACGTCGTTCAACGATCTTCCCAAGTTTCATCGGTTATACAATCGCAGTTTACGATGGACGTAAACACGTACCTGTATACATTCAAGAAGACATGGTAGGTCACAAACTTGGTGAATTTGCACCAACTCGTACTTACAAAGGTCATGCTGCTGACGACAAGAAAACTCGTCGTAAATAA
- the rplV gene encoding 50S ribosomal protein L22: MAEITSAKATARTVRVSPRKSRLVLDNIRGKSVADAIAILKFTPNKAAGIIEGVLNSAIANAENNFGLEKANLVVSEAFANEGPTLKRFRPRAKGSASPINKRTAHITVVVAEK, from the coding sequence ATGGCAGAAATTACTTCAGCTAAAGCAACTGCTCGCACAGTACGTGTTTCACCTCGTAAATCACGTCTTGTCTTGGATAACATCCGTGGCAAAAGCGTAGCAGACGCAATCGCAATCTTGAAATTCACACCAAACAAAGCTGCAGGCATTATCGAGGGAGTTTTGAACTCAGCAATCGCTAACGCTGAAAACAACTTTGGTTTGGAAAAAGCTAACTTGGTAGTCAGCGAAGCATTCGCAAACGAAGGGCCAACGTTGAAACGTTTCCGTCCACGTGCGAAAGGTTCTGCTTCACCAATCAACAAACGCACAGCTCACATCACTGTAGTTGTGGCAGAGAAATAA
- the rpsC gene encoding 30S ribosomal protein S3 produces the protein MGQKVHPIGMRVGIIRDWDAKWYAEKEYADYLHEDLAIRNFIKKELADASTSTIEIERAVNKVIVSIHTAKPGMVIGKAGSNVDALRAQLNKLTGKQVHINIIEIKQPDLDAHLVGESIARQLEQRVAFRRAQKQAIQRAMRAGAKGIKTQVSGRLNGADIARAEGYSEGTVPLHTLRADIDYAWEEALTTYGKLGVKVWIYRGEVLPARKNTKGGK, from the coding sequence GTGGGTCAAAAAGTACATCCAATTGGTATGCGTGTTGGCATCATCCGTGATTGGGATGCTAAATGGTATGCTGAAAAAGAATACGCGGATTACCTTCATGAAGATCTTGCAATCCGCAACTTTATCAAAAAAGAATTGGCTGATGCGTCAACATCAACAATCGAAATCGAACGTGCTGTAAATAAAGTAATCGTTTCTATCCACACTGCTAAGCCAGGTATGGTTATCGGTAAAGCTGGTAGCAATGTTGATGCACTTCGTGCTCAATTGAACAAATTGACTGGTAAGCAAGTACACATCAACATCATCGAAATCAAACAACCTGATTTGGATGCACACCTTGTTGGTGAGTCAATCGCTCGTCAATTGGAGCAACGTGTGGCATTCCGCCGTGCTCAAAAACAAGCTATCCAACGTGCAATGCGCGCTGGTGCAAAAGGTATCAAAACACAAGTTTCTGGTCGTTTGAACGGTGCTGATATTGCTCGTGCAGAAGGCTACTCAGAAGGAACTGTTCCTCTTCATACACTTCGTGCGGATATCGACTACGCTTGGGAAGAAGCTTTGACAACTTACGGTAAACTTGGTGTTAAAGTATGGATCTACCGTGGTGAAGTTCTTCCAGCTCGTAAAAACACTAAAGGAGGTAAATAA
- the rplP gene encoding 50S ribosomal protein L16: protein MLVPKRVKHRREFRGKMRGEAKGGKQVDFGQYGLQATTSSWITNRQIEAARIAMTRYMKRGGKVWIKIFPHKSYTAKAIGVRMGSGKGAPEGWVAPVKRGKVMFEVAGVSEEIAREAFRLAGHKLPVKVKFVKREAE, encoded by the coding sequence ATGTTAGTACCTAAACGTGTAAAACACCGTCGTGAATTCCGTGGAAAAATGCGCGGTGAAGCTAAAGGTGGAAAACAAGTAGACTTTGGTCAATACGGTCTTCAAGCAACTACTAGCTCATGGATTACAAACCGCCAAATCGAAGCTGCCCGTATCGCTATGACGCGTTACATGAAACGTGGTGGTAAAGTTTGGATTAAGATCTTCCCACACAAATCATACACTGCTAAAGCTATCGGTGTACGTATGGGTTCTGGTAAAGGTGCTCCTGAAGGTTGGGTAGCTCCAGTTAAACGCGGTAAGGTTATGTTTGAAGTAGCTGGCGTTTCTGAAGAAATCGCACGTGAAGCATTCCGCCTTGCTGGTCACAAATTGCCAGTTAAAGTTAAATTCGTAAAACGTGAAGCAGAATAA
- the rpmC gene encoding 50S ribosomal protein L29, producing the protein MKLQEIKDFVKELRGLSQEELAKKENELKKELFELRFQAAAGQLEQTARLNEVKKQIARIKTVQSEAK; encoded by the coding sequence ATGAAACTTCAAGAAATTAAAGATTTTGTAAAAGAACTTCGTGGCCTTTCTCAAGAAGAACTTGCTAAGAAAGAAAACGAATTGAAGAAAGAACTCTTCGAACTTCGTTTCCAAGCTGCTGCTGGTCAACTTGAGCAAACTGCTCGTTTGAACGAAGTGAAGAAACAAATTGCACGTATCAAAACTGTGCAATCTGAAGCTAAATAA
- the rpsQ gene encoding 30S ribosomal protein S17, whose amino-acid sequence MERNNRKVLVGRVVSDKMDKTITVVVETKRNHPVYGKRINYSKKYKAHDENNVAKEGDIVRIMETRPLSATKRFRLVEVVEEAVII is encoded by the coding sequence ATGGAACGCAATAATCGTAAAGTTCTTGTTGGACGCGTAGTATCTGACAAAATGGACAAAACAATCACAGTTGTAGTTGAAACTAAACGTAACCACCCAGTCTATGGTAAACGTATTAACTACTCTAAAAAGTACAAAGCTCATGATGAAAACAATGTTGCTAAAGAAGGCGATATCGTTCGTATCATGGAAACTCGCCCACTTTCAGCTACAAAACGTTTCCGTCTTGTAGAAGTTGTGGAAGAGGCAGTTATCATTTAA
- the rplN gene encoding 50S ribosomal protein L14 → MIQTETRLKVADNSGAREILTIKVLGGSGRKFANIGDIIVASVKQATPGGAVKKGDVVKAVIVRTKTGARRADGSYIKFDENAAVIIREDKTPRGTRIFGPVARELRDGGFMKIVSLAPEVL, encoded by the coding sequence ATGATTCAAACAGAAACTCGTTTGAAAGTTGCTGACAACAGTGGCGCACGCGAAATCTTGACAATCAAAGTTCTTGGTGGTTCAGGACGTAAATTCGCGAACATCGGCGACATCATCGTTGCTTCAGTAAAACAAGCTACTCCTGGTGGTGCGGTTAAAAAAGGTGACGTTGTAAAAGCCGTTATCGTTCGTACTAAGACAGGTGCTCGTCGTGCTGATGGTTCTTACATCAAATTCGATGAGAATGCTGCAGTTATCATCCGTGAAGATAAAACACCTCGCGGAACTCGTATCTTTGGCCCAGTGGCACGCGAATTGCGTGACGGCGGTTTTATGAAAATCGTTTCATTGGCACCAGAAGTACTTTAA
- the rplX gene encoding 50S ribosomal protein L24, which yields MFVKKGDKVRVIAGKDKGVEALVVTALPKVNKVIVEGVNIVKKHQKPNSENPQGAIVEKEAPIHVSNVQVLDKNGVAGRVGYKFVDGKKVRYNKKSGEVLD from the coding sequence ATGTTTGTAAAAAAAGGCGATAAAGTTCGCGTAATCGCTGGTAAAGACAAAGGCGTTGAAGCTCTTGTTGTAACAGCACTTCCAAAAGTAAACAAAGTTATTGTTGAAGGTGTTAACATCGTTAAGAAACACCAAAAACCAAATAGCGAAAACCCTCAAGGTGCTATCGTTGAAAAAGAAGCTCCAATCCATGTGTCAAACGTTCAAGTTCTTGACAAAAATGGTGTTGCAGGACGCGTTGGTTACAAGTTTGTAGATGGCAAAAAAGTTCGCTACAACAAAAAATCAGGCGAAGTGCTTGATTAA
- the rplE gene encoding 50S ribosomal protein L5, which produces MANRLKEKYLNEVVPALTEQFNYSSVMAVPKVDKIVLNMGVGDAVSNAKNLEKAAQELALISGQKPLITKAKKSIAGFRLREGVAIGAKVTLRGERMYEFLDKLVTVSLPRVRDFHGVPTKSFDGRGNYTLGVKEQLIFPEINFDDVDKTRGMDIVIVTTANTDEESRALLTGLGMPFAK; this is translated from the coding sequence ATGGCAAATCGTTTAAAAGAAAAATATCTTAATGAAGTAGTTCCTGCTTTGACTGAACAATTTAACTATTCTTCAGTGATGGCTGTGCCAAAAGTTGATAAGATCGTTTTGAACATGGGTGTTGGTGACGCTGTTTCTAACGCTAAAAACCTTGAGAAAGCTGCTCAAGAATTGGCTTTGATCTCAGGTCAAAAACCACTTATCACTAAAGCTAAGAAATCAATCGCCGGCTTCCGTCTTCGTGAGGGTGTTGCAATCGGTGCGAAAGTAACTCTTCGTGGCGAACGTATGTATGAGTTCTTGGACAAATTGGTTACAGTTTCACTTCCACGTGTACGTGACTTCCACGGTGTACCAACTAAGTCATTTGACGGACGTGGTAACTACACACTTGGTGTGAAAGAGCAATTGATCTTCCCAGAAATCAACTTCGACGATGTTGATAAAACTCGCGGTATGGATATCGTTATCGTTACAACTGCTAACACTGACGAAGAATCACGTGCATTGCTTACTGGCCTTGGTATGCCGTTTGCAAAATAA
- a CDS encoding type Z 30S ribosomal protein S14, with product MAKKSMIAKNKRPAKFSTQAYTRCEKCGRPHSVYRKFKLCRVCFRDLAYLGQIPGVTKASW from the coding sequence ATGGCTAAAAAATCAATGATCGCTAAGAACAAACGCCCAGCTAAGTTCTCTACACAAGCTTACACACGCTGTGAAAAATGTGGACGTCCACACTCAGTTTACCGCAAATTCAAATTGTGCCGTGTATGCTTCCGCGACTTGGCTTACCTTGGACAAATTCCGGGTGTAACAAAAGCTTCTTGGTAA
- the rpsH gene encoding 30S ribosomal protein S8: MVMTDPIADFLTRIRNANQAKHEVLEVPASNIKKGIATILKNEGFVKNVEFIEDDKQGIIRVFLKYGPNGEKVITNLKRVSKPGLRVYSKREDIPKVLNGLGIAIISTSEGLLTDKQARQKNVGGEVIAYVW; encoded by the coding sequence ATGGTTATGACTGACCCAATTGCAGATTTTTTGACACGTATTCGTAACGCTAACCAAGCAAAACACGAAGTGCTTGAAGTTCCTGCATCAAACATCAAAAAAGGTATTGCTACAATCCTTAAAAACGAAGGTTTTGTAAAAAACGTTGAATTCATCGAAGATGACAAACAAGGCATCATCCGTGTATTCTTGAAATACGGACCAAACGGTGAAAAAGTTATCACTAACTTGAAACGCGTTTCAAAACCAGGTCTTCGTGTTTACTCAAAACGTGAAGATATTCCAAAAGTTCTTAACGGACTTGGTATCGCAATCATCTCAACATCAGAAGGTCTTTTGACTGATAAACAAGCTCGTCAAAAGAACGTTGGTGGTGAGGTTATCGCATACGTTTGGTAA
- the rplF gene encoding 50S ribosomal protein L6: MSRIGNKVITLPAGVELAQNNGVVTVKGPKGELTREFPTAIEIRVEGAEVTLHRPNDSKEMKTIHGTSRANLNNMVVGVSEGFKKELEMRGVGYRAQLAGNKLTLAVGKSHPDEVVAPEGITFEVPTPTQIVVSGINKEVVGQTAAYIRSLRAPEPYKGKGIRYVGEFVRRKEGKTGK, encoded by the coding sequence ATGTCACGTATTGGTAATAAAGTAATTACATTGCCTGCTGGCGTTGAGCTTGCTCAAAACAACGGCGTGGTAACTGTAAAAGGACCTAAAGGGGAATTGACTCGTGAATTCCCAACTGCTATTGAAATCCGTGTGGAAGGTGCAGAAGTAACTCTTCATCGTCCAAACGATTCAAAAGAAATGAAGACTATTCACGGTACTAGCCGTGCTAACCTCAACAACATGGTTGTTGGTGTTTCTGAAGGCTTCAAAAAAGAACTTGAAATGCGTGGTGTCGGTTACCGTGCTCAATTGGCTGGTAACAAATTGACACTTGCTGTTGGTAAATCACATCCAGATGAAGTGGTTGCACCAGAAGGTATTACATTTGAAGTTCCAACACCAACACAAATCGTCGTGTCTGGTATCAACAAAGAAGTTGTTGGTCAAACAGCAGCTTACATCCGTAGCCTTCGCGCTCCTGAGCCATACAAAGGTAAAGGTATCCGCTACGTTGGTGAATTCGTTCGCCGTAAAGAAGGTAAAACAGGTAAATAA
- the rplR gene encoding 50S ribosomal protein L18, translated as MISKPDKNKIRQKRHRRVRGKISGTAARPRLNIFRSNTGIYAQVIDDVAGVTLASASTLDKEVSKGTKTEQAVVVGKLVAERAVAKGISEVVFDRGGYLYHGRVKALAESARENGLKF; from the coding sequence GTGATTTCAAAACCAGATAAAAACAAAATCCGCCAAAAACGCCACCGTCGCGTTCGCGGTAAAATCTCTGGAACTGCTGCTCGCCCACGTTTGAACATTTTCCGTTCTAATACAGGCATCTACGCTCAAGTGATTGATGACGTAGCGGGTGTAACGCTCGCAAGCGCTTCTACTCTTGATAAAGAAGTTTCAAAAGGTACTAAGACAGAACAAGCTGTTGTTGTAGGTAAACTCGTTGCTGAACGCGCGGTAGCTAAAGGTATTTCTGAAGTGGTCTTTGACCGCGGTGGATATCTCTATCACGGACGTGTGAAAGCTTTGGCTGAATCAGCTCGTGAAAACGGATTGAAATTCTAA
- the rpsE gene encoding 30S ribosomal protein S5, which produces MAFKDNAVEIEERVVAINRVTKVVKGGRRLRFAALVVVGDRNGRVGFGTGKAQEVPEAIRKAVESAKKNMIEVPMVGTTIPHEVRSEFGGARVLLKPASEGSGVAAGGATRAVIELTGIADVTSKSLGSNTPINIVRATVEGLKQLKRAEEVAALRGISVSDLA; this is translated from the coding sequence ATGGCATTCAAAGATAACGCAGTTGAAATTGAAGAACGCGTAGTAGCCATCAACCGTGTTACAAAAGTTGTTAAAGGTGGACGTCGTCTTCGTTTTGCAGCTCTTGTGGTTGTTGGTGACCGTAACGGTCGCGTAGGTTTCGGTACTGGTAAAGCTCAAGAAGTACCAGAAGCTATCCGTAAAGCAGTTGAATCTGCTAAGAAAAACATGATTGAAGTACCAATGGTTGGTACAACAATCCCTCACGAAGTTCGCTCAGAATTTGGTGGCGCTCGTGTATTGTTGAAACCTGCTTCAGAGGGTTCTGGGGTTGCTGCCGGTGGTGCAACTCGTGCTGTAATCGAATTGACAGGTATCGCAGATGTGACTTCTAAGTCACTTGGTTCAAACACACCAATCAACATCGTTCGCGCAACAGTTGAAGGTTTGAAACAATTGAAACGTGCTGAAGAAGTGGCTGCACTTCGTGGCATCTCAGTTTCTGATTTAGCATAA
- the rpmD gene encoding 50S ribosomal protein L30 produces MAQIKITLTKSPIGRKPEQRKTVVALGLGKLNSSVVKEDNPAILGMVNAISHLVTVEEVK; encoded by the coding sequence ATGGCTCAAATTAAAATCACTTTGACTAAGTCTCCAATCGGTCGCAAACCAGAACAACGTAAAACAGTTGTTGCACTTGGACTTGGTAAATTGAACTCTTCAGTTGTTAAAGAAGATAACCCAGCTATTCTTGGAATGGTTAACGCTATCTCTCACTTGGTAACTGTAGAAGAAGTTAAATAA
- the rplO gene encoding 50S ribosomal protein L15, protein MKLHELQPATGSRKVRNRVGRGTSSGNGKTSGRGQKGQKARSGGGVRPGFEGGQTPLFRRLPKRGFTNINAKEYAIVNLDQLNAFEDGAEVTPVVLIEAGIVKAEKSGIKILGNGELTKKLTVKAAKFSKSAEEAITSKGGSVEVI, encoded by the coding sequence ATGAAACTTCATGAATTACAACCTGCTACAGGTTCTCGTAAAGTCCGCAACCGTGTAGGTCGTGGTACATCATCAGGTAACGGTAAAACATCTGGCCGTGGTCAAAAAGGTCAAAAAGCTCGTAGCGGTGGCGGTGTTCGCCCAGGTTTTGAAGGTGGACAAACTCCATTGTTCCGTCGACTTCCAAAACGTGGATTTACAAATATCAATGCTAAAGAGTACGCAATCGTTAACCTTGATCAATTGAACGCTTTTGAAGATGGTGCAGAAGTAACACCAGTTGTGCTTATCGAAGCTGGAATCGTTAAAGCTGAAAAATCAGGAATTAAAATTCTTGGTAACGGTGAATTGACGAAGAAATTGACAGTTAAAGCTGCTAAATTCTCTAAATCAGCTGAAGAAGCAATCACTTCTAAAGGTGGCTCAGTAGAAGTCATCTAA